From one Cucurbita pepo subsp. pepo cultivar mu-cu-16 chromosome LG17, ASM280686v2, whole genome shotgun sequence genomic stretch:
- the LOC111779185 gene encoding peroxidase 5-like produces the protein MASSSSSIPCTIYFFFIFLSNFASATLRVGFYRSSCSDAEAIIKSVVNQAISHNPGVAAGLIRMHFHDCFVRGCDGSVLLKSTPKNQAERDHPANFPSLRGFEVIDEAKAQLEAICPNTVSCADILAFAARDTAYRVGAINYTVPAGRRDGRISIKQEASTLPTPSSNADQLIKSFANKGLSAAEMVTLSGAHSIGVAHCPAFSNRLYSFNATHPQDPSMDPSYAEYLKTKCAPPNGGGRSEQPAVALEFFSRNRLDNWYYVELKNRRGVLSSDQTLLSSSSTKKMVMDNARYGSKWATNFGNAMVKMGSIDVLTGSQGEIRRHCSFVN, from the exons atggcttcttcttcttcttcaattccttGTACCAtctacttcttcttcatctttctctctaattttgCTTCGGCCACCCTACGTGTCGGTTTCTACCGTTCATCTTGTTCTGATGCCGAGGCGATTATCAAGAGTGTTGTCAACCAAGCTATCTCTCATAACCCCGGCGTTGCTGCAGGCCTCATTCGAATGCACTTCCATGATTGTTTCGTTAGA GGTTGCGATGGGTCAGTGCTGCTGAAATCCACACCCAAAAACCAAGCAGAAAGAGACCATCCAGCAAACTTCCCAAGCTTACGAGGTTTCGAGGTAATCGACGAAGCCAAGGCCCAACTCGAGGCCATATGTCCCAACACCGTGTCCTGCGCCGACATTCTTGCCTTCGCTGCCCGCGACACTGCCTATAGAGTCGGAGCCATCAATTACACAGTGCCAGCCGGCCGCCGCGACGGCCGTATCTCAATAAAGCAAGAAGCTTCAACCCTCCCGACACCCTCTTCCAACGCCGACCAACTCATCAAGTCCTTCGCCAACAAAGGGCTGTCCGCGGCGGAGATGGTGACACTTTCCGGCGCCCACTCCATTGGAGTAGCTCACTGCCCCGCCTTCTCCAACCGCCTTTATTCCTTCAACGCAACGCACCCACAAGACCCTTCCATGGACCCCTCATATGCAGAGTACTTGAAGACCAAGTGCGCGCCGCCTAATGGCGGTGGCCGGAGCGAGCAACCGGCGGTGGCGCTCGAGTTTTTTAGCCGTAATCGTTTGGATAATTGGTACTATGTTGAATTGAAGAACCGTCGTGGGGTGTTGAGCTCCGATCAGACATTGTTGAGTAGCTCTTCCACCAAGAAAATGGTGATGGATAATGCGAGGTATGGGTCTAAATGGGCTACTAATTTTGGAAACGCCATGGTTAAAATGGGTTCCATTGACGTTCTTACAGGATCACAAGGGGAGATCAGGCGCCATTGTAGCTTTGTGAATTGA
- the LOC111778243 gene encoding autophagy-related protein 8i-like, giving the protein MGKAKSFKNEFSYVQRSEESFEILIKYPDRVPVIVERYEKCEFPEMEKKKYLIPRDMSVGQFIHVLSTRLRLAPGKALFVFVKNTLPQTASLMSTVYESYKDDDGFLYMCYSSEKTFG; this is encoded by the exons ATGGGTAAAGCCAAATCCTTCAAGAACGAGTTCTCCTATG TACAACGATCGGAGGAGTCGTTCGAAATCTTGATCAAGTATCCGGATCGAGTCCCC GTAATTGTCGAGAGATATGAGAAATGTGAATTTCCTGAGATGGAAAAGAAGAA GTACCTCATTCCTCGAGACATGTCTGTTGGCCAATTCATCCATGTCCTGAGCACCAG GCTTCGTCTAGCACCTGGAAAAGCTCTCTTTGTATTTGTAAAGAATACTTTGCCTCAAACAG CTAGCTTAATGAGTACCGTGTACGAATCATACAAGGACGACGATGGCTTTCTGTACATGTGTTACAGCAGTGAAAAGACCTTTGGCTAA